Part of the Oncorhynchus tshawytscha isolate Ot180627B linkage group LG07, Otsh_v2.0, whole genome shotgun sequence genome, tataatctacaCAATAATTCAAATTTCTGTAGGATTTGTTGGTGTAGGAATATTTTCCTACTGTGAGAAACTtgtcaaattaagatcatacatctgtaCTTACAAATGATATAAGACATGATATCCAGCATTTAGTACTTACTATAACAAGAACTTGTACCAGTAGCAAATGATGCAGACATCTAAGTATATCTCCACAATCCCTACAACTCGCTGCTCAATGTCCTCAGCTGTCAGTGCCATCTCTACACTCAGATCTATGATGAGTTAACACAATTCTCACACAGCTAAACGGCTGCTGAGTACTCACTGACTGTGATCCCGTCTGACTCCTAATCATCGGAACTATTGATCTGACGCGTTCGATCTACCTATAAACCGGAGAACACCGACGTTGATGAGGTCAGTGCCCACTGCCCCCAATAGGACCCTACAGAGTAAGCAAAGGGTGATTGGAGGGCAAGGGATGAACGACGAAGAAGGAGGCAATGGTAAAGCATTCAGTTCTCAAAAACTCAAAATACCAGGATTATAAAAGGGGATCCTTCCAAAGAGTCTTAAGCTCTTGAGTATCCGATCCAAAGATGAAGCTGTAGAGTCCACAggtggctgctgaggggagaacggctcataacaatgcccggaacggagcaaatggaatggcatcaaacacctgtaAACCATAGAAACCATGTGCTTGATgtctttgataccattccacctactctgctccagtcattaccacgagccagtTCGCCccagtgccaccaacctcctgtgatagtCTCTTATGTATAGGATTCCTCTCCAAAGACGACACTAGAGTCTGATGTAGCCAATACACTACGTAGTGTTATGTACACTGTAGGCTTTATGTACTCTCATAATACTCTAGTGTGATCTTCGGGTAGAGGAGGGGACAAATGGACGCTTCTAGGTCtatgccagagagagggagaccagcgTGAGGGAGACCAGCAGCAAAAGAAGGGAGGAAAATGAAGAGGTGGCGGCCGATGGGACAGGGCGGTTCTTCTTCCGGGGCCCATTGCAGAGCGGTGTGTTACAACAGGAGATGCACACAGAGTTGATCCTTCCAGTGCAGAACTGCTGGTAGCCTGATGAGGATATGAGGCATGCCCCGGACGAGGCACAGGACTTGCGGTAAAATATGcctgaagaaggagagagagaagcggtCAGGGATAGTGCAAAGCTATACAGGAAGTCCAGGTCAAGGTATGTGTGGTAGTGAGACTGTTGGTGAAACTGAGCCAAGTCTCGGAGCAAACTGAGGTAGCACAATCACTGGGGAAGGGAGGGTTAAAAGTCCTTCaactgtcatttttgttttgttttcattaaTGTGTGTCTGTTTTATGGGATGTCTGGCCTATGCCATGTCTCGCACCCTTTCACAGTGCATTTTCTTGTGCGTAAAGCAAAT contains:
- the LOC112253836 gene encoding ly6/PLAUR domain-containing protein 1-like, encoding MLLLIYATLLGIFLKTGYALQIQCYQCEEVKNNECSTPEFIVNCTVNVQDMCQKEVLVKKDGIFYRKSCASSGACLISSSGYQQFCTGRINSVCISCCNTPLCNGPRKKNRPVPSAATSSFSSLLLLLVSLTLVSLSLA